CAGGCGCTCCAGCACCTCGGACTTTGCGGGAGAGGGTTTGGTGGGGGTCATATGGTTGACGGTATCATCTAATTAATCCAGAATGGTTGTATCTATCAACCAATGAATCGACTGTACACCAGGACCTCTCGGCCTTGCGAGGCGGGTGCCATAGCCTGTTCCATACCCTCATGACCACAGACCACACCACCCATTCCCTGGCCGTTCAGCGCCTGCGCCATCCCCTGAAAGTGCGCCGTGTGCAGGTGCAGCAGGTCCACAGGCTCAGCCCGCACCTGGTGCGCGTGCGCTTTGCCGGTGAAGACCTGCGCGATTTCCACAGCGCCTCGTTCGATGACCACGTCAAGCTCATGCTGCCCGCCGATCCGGATGGCCCGCTGGTGTTGCCCGAGCTCGGCCCCGACGGCCCGGTGCTGCCGCCGGACGTTGCGCGTCCGGTCATGCGCGACTACACGCCCCGCCACTTCGATCCGCTGGCGGGTGTGCTCGACATCGAATTCGCCTTGCACGGCGAAGGCCATGCCGCCTCGTGGGCCGCGCAGGCGCGGGTGGGCCAGCAGGCCGGCGTGGGGGGGCCGCGCGGCTCTTTCGTGGTGCCGTTGGGTTTCGACTGGCACCTGCTGGTGGGCGACGAAACCGCCTTGCCCGCCATCGCCCGGCGGCTGGAGGCACTGCCGGCGGGCAGTCGGGCCATCGTGATCGCCGAGACGGCCGACCCCGCCGATCGCCGCGAGCTGCAAACCTCGGCGGCCCTACAGCTGCGCTGGCTCACCGAGGGTGTCGATGGCGGACTGGCCGCGGCGGTGGGCGAGCTGCGCCTGCCCGCTGGCGAGGGCTATGCCTGGGCCGCCGGGGAAGCGACCGAGATGGCCGCAACACGCCGCGTGCTGGTGGAGCAGCATGGGCTGGCCAAGGAGCGCCTGCGCGCCGCAGCCTATTGGAAACGCGGGGCCTCGGCCCACCACGAGAACCTGTGATTCTGGAGACGGCAGCGGCCCGTCCAGCTTGTTGTTCTCAGGCTGCGTGGCGTTGGCGCAGCTCGCGTTTGAGCAACTTGCCACTTGGGTTCTTCGGCAGGCTGTCGGTGAACACGACGCGCTTCGGGCATTTGAAGCTGGCCATGTGTGCGTTGCAATGCGCCACGACCTCGTCTTCGGTCAGCGCCTGACCGGCCTTGACCACGATCACCGCCGTCACCGCCTCGACCCACTTCGGGTCGGGCAGGCCGATCACCGCCACCTCGCTCACCGCGCGCAGGCGGTAGATCATTTCTTCCACCTCGCGGCTGGCCACGTTTTCGCCGCCGGTCTTGATCATGTCCTTCTTGCGGTCCACGACGGTGATGAAGCCTTCGCTGTCGATCATGGCGAGGTCGCCGCTGTGGAACCAGTCACCCTCGAAGCTGGCGGCGGTGCGCTCGGGGTCGTTGAAATAGCCGAGCATCAGGTGGGGCGAGCGGTGCACGATCTCGCCGACCTCGCCCGCGGCCACGTCCTGCATGGCGTCGTTGACCACCCGGGTCTCCACGTTGAGCACCGCCTTGCCGCAGGAGCCGGGTTTGCGCAACTGGTCGTCCGGGCCGAGCATGGTGGCCAGCGGCGCGATCTCGGTCTGGCCGTACAGGTTCCACAGCCGCACGGCCGGCAGGCGTGTGGCCAGTTCCTTCAACACTTCGACCGGCATGATGGACGCGCCGTAGTAGCCCTTGGCCAGGCTGCCCAGCTTGTTGGCGTCGAACAGCGGCGAACGCAGCAGCGCGATCCACACGGTGGGCGGGGCGAAGAAGCTCGTGATTTGCAGCCTCTCAATCAGTGCGAGCAGGTTGTCCGGCGTGGGCTTGCTGGTGATGACGTTGCTGCTGCCGATGTAGATGGCCGGACCGAAGAACACGTCGAGCTGCGCGCAGTGGTACAGCGGCAGGGCGTGCAAGGCGCGGTCGGCCTCGGCGATCTCGGCGTTGATCACGCAGCTCACGTACTGCCACAGCACGGCGTCGTGCGTGAGCATGGCGCCTTTGGGGCTCGACTCTGTGCCGCTGGTGTAGACGATCTGGGCCAGATCCAGACTGCCCAGCGCCACCTCGGGCAGGGTATCGGTGCAGGCGGCGAGTTCGTCGAAGTGGTGCATGCCATCCGCGGGCTCGCTCGGGTCTTCGCTGGGCAGCCAGATGAACTGTTGCACCTGCGTCTCCAACGCCGAGGCCTCGCGCGCCAGCCCGGCCAGGCCGCTGTCGGTGGCCAGTGTCCGGGCGCCGGCGTGTCGCAGGATGTAGGCCACCTCATCGGCCTTGAGCATGAAGTTGATCGGCACCAGCACCGCGCCGCGGCGGGCCAATGCGAAGCGCAGCGCCGCGAAGCCGTGCGAGTTGCGCGCCAGCACGGCCACCTTGTCGCCTTCACCCACGCCGATGCGGTGCAGGCCGGCGGCCAGGCGGCTGACCAGGGCGTTGAACTCGGCGTAGGTCCATTGCGTGCTGCCGCAGACGACGGCGGTCTTGCCGGGCAGGCGGGCGGCGGTGCGGTGCAGGGCGTCGGCGATGGTCTGGCGGCGAACCACCGGGGCGATGGGCAAGGCAAGGGACGACATGCGGAAAACTCCTGTTACAGCGAGGCCCGCCAAGCGGGGCAAGATGCCCGATTGAAAACCAGTGAACGCTTTTTGCCATGGGCGTTTACACCACCCCCAGCGCTGCCTGCTGCACAGGTGCGGGGACTATCATCCCAGCCATGAATCCCGCCTCATCCACGCAAAACGCCTTGTACCGCTGGGGTCGGCAACTGGTCGCTTCGGTGCTGACCTGGTGGCATGTGCTGTTGCTGGGGGCGCAGATCATGGTGCTCGCGCTCCTGCCGTCGAGCTATCAGGCCGGGGCGCAGCGCCTGGCCGTGCTGCGCAATATCTACCTCGCCACCGCGCCACTGCTGACCTGGTTTCTGGTGCTCTCGGCGCTCATCAGCCTGGTGCTGATCCGCATCGTGGTGGCCACCGCCTACAGCTATGGCCTGTCGCAGTACGCGCTGGAGGTGCTGGTGCGCACCCTGGTGCTCGAACTCATTCCCCTGTACGCCGCGATGTTCGTGGCGGTGCGCTACGCCATGCCCGGCGCGCAGGCCGTGCGGCGCACCCTGTCGCGCCAGCTGCGCGAAGGCGTGGTGCGCGATCACCAGGAGTTGCTGCGCACCGAGCTGCTGCCGCGCGCCCTGGCCAGCCTGTTTTCGGTGTTGCTGCTGGCCGCGCTGAGCTGTGTGATCGCCATCGTGCTGACCTACCTGAACGTGTACGGCTTTTCCCACTGGGCGCTGCCCGCGTACGCGCGCAGTGTGGGCAGCGTGTTCTCGCCCGCCGTGACGCTGATCTTCTGCCTCAAGACCTTCTTCTTCAGCCTGGCCGTGGCCGTCGTGCCCATGGCCGGCAGCGCCGCCCGCGATCGTGACGGTGGCTACGGCTACCGCAGCGACATCACCGAATTCGCGCGGCTGCTCTCGGTGGTCGTGCTCATCGAAGTGGCCTCGCTGGTCGGCAACTACTATTGACACCCCATGAACCCGACACCCACGCCTCCCCCCCCCGACCAGCCGCCGCCGGTGAAGAACCTGGAGCTCAAGGCGGTCATCCTGTTGTTGCTCATGCTGGCGTTGGTGGTGGGCTCGGCGCTGTATGTGATGTACGCGCGCGGCATGTTCGAGCGCACGCAGCGGCTGGTGCTGGTGTCCGACGACTCCGAGGGGGTGGTGGTCGGCATGGACATGACCTTCGCGGGCTTCGCGATCGGCCGCATCTCGCGCATCGAACTCGCCGACGATGGCAACGTGCACTTCCTTGTCGACGTGCCGAGCAAGGACGCGCGCTGGCTGCGCACCTCCAGCATCTTCACCATGGAACGCAGCCTGGTGGGCGGTACCCGCATCCGGGCCTACAGCGGCATGCTGGAAGACCCCCCGCTCGAAGACGGCGCGGTGCGCCAGGTGCTGCGCGGCGACGCGGCGGCCGAAATCCCCAAGCTCACCGCCTCCGTTCGCGAACTGCTGGACAACCTGACCGCGTTGACCCAGTCCGACGCGGCGCTGGCGCAGAGCCTGACCAACGTGCGGAGCGTGACCGAGCAGCTCAAGGGCCCACAGGGCGCCCTGGGCGTGTTGCTGGGCAACGAGGCCGACGCCAAGAAGCTTCTGCTCGCCATCGACCGCGCCAACGCGCTGCTGGCACGCTCCGATACCTTGGTCCAGCGGCTCGACAGCCTGGTGGCCAATGCCGACCGGCAGGTCTTTGGCCAGGGCGGCGGGCCCGGCGGGCAGGGTGGTCTGGTCAACGACGCACGCGCCACCGTGCAGCAGCTCAACGGCCTGCTCACCGATGCCCGTGGCAGCCTGACAAAGGTGGACGCCCTGCTGGTGGAGGCCCAGGGCATTGCCAGCAACACCAAAGAGGCGACGACCGATCTGGGCGCGCTGCGCAGCGAGGTG
This Hydrogenophaga taeniospiralis DNA region includes the following protein-coding sequences:
- a CDS encoding siderophore-interacting protein, which gives rise to MTTDHTTHSLAVQRLRHPLKVRRVQVQQVHRLSPHLVRVRFAGEDLRDFHSASFDDHVKLMLPADPDGPLVLPELGPDGPVLPPDVARPVMRDYTPRHFDPLAGVLDIEFALHGEGHAASWAAQARVGQQAGVGGPRGSFVVPLGFDWHLLVGDETALPAIARRLEALPAGSRAIVIAETADPADRRELQTSAALQLRWLTEGVDGGLAAAVGELRLPAGEGYAWAAGEATEMAATRRVLVEQHGLAKERLRAAAYWKRGASAHHENL
- a CDS encoding acyl-CoA synthetase, with the translated sequence MSSLALPIAPVVRRQTIADALHRTAARLPGKTAVVCGSTQWTYAEFNALVSRLAAGLHRIGVGEGDKVAVLARNSHGFAALRFALARRGAVLVPINFMLKADEVAYILRHAGARTLATDSGLAGLAREASALETQVQQFIWLPSEDPSEPADGMHHFDELAACTDTLPEVALGSLDLAQIVYTSGTESSPKGAMLTHDAVLWQYVSCVINAEIAEADRALHALPLYHCAQLDVFFGPAIYIGSSNVITSKPTPDNLLALIERLQITSFFAPPTVWIALLRSPLFDANKLGSLAKGYYGASIMPVEVLKELATRLPAVRLWNLYGQTEIAPLATMLGPDDQLRKPGSCGKAVLNVETRVVNDAMQDVAAGEVGEIVHRSPHLMLGYFNDPERTAASFEGDWFHSGDLAMIDSEGFITVVDRKKDMIKTGGENVASREVEEMIYRLRAVSEVAVIGLPDPKWVEAVTAVIVVKAGQALTEDEVVAHCNAHMASFKCPKRVVFTDSLPKNPSGKLLKRELRQRHAA
- a CDS encoding MlaE family ABC transporter permease; translation: MNPASSTQNALYRWGRQLVASVLTWWHVLLLGAQIMVLALLPSSYQAGAQRLAVLRNIYLATAPLLTWFLVLSALISLVLIRIVVATAYSYGLSQYALEVLVRTLVLELIPLYAAMFVAVRYAMPGAQAVRRTLSRQLREGVVRDHQELLRTELLPRALASLFSVLLLAALSCVIAIVLTYLNVYGFSHWALPAYARSVGSVFSPAVTLIFCLKTFFFSLAVAVVPMAGSAARDRDGGYGYRSDITEFARLLSVVVLIEVASLVGNYY
- a CDS encoding mammalian cell entry protein, with the protein product MNPTPTPPPPDQPPPVKNLELKAVILLLLMLALVVGSALYVMYARGMFERTQRLVLVSDDSEGVVVGMDMTFAGFAIGRISRIELADDGNVHFLVDVPSKDARWLRTSSIFTMERSLVGGTRIRAYSGMLEDPPLEDGAVRQVLRGDAAAEIPKLTASVRELLDNLTALTQSDAALAQSLTNVRSVTEQLKGPQGALGVLLGNEADAKKLLLAIDRANALLARSDTLVQRLDSLVANADRQVFGQGGGPGGQGGLVNDARATVQQLNGLLTDARGSLTKVDALLVEAQGIASNTKEATTDLGALRSEVDASLRKVDALMNDINRKWPFARETEIKLP